The segment TACGAGGGATGATGACGATATCCCCTTCCTTGACGGAATCGATTCGGTTGTAGGCGGCAATGATCCATGCTTTGTCCGGATCCTTCAGATAACGGTTGGACAGAGTCTTCAGTGTATCCTTGGCGCGCACCTTGACCACGGAGTAGTTCTTGGAGGTGCGAGTTGGTGATACCCGTTTGGACCTTTGTGAGCCGCAGCCGGTGATTGCAACGGCCAGAATCAAAAGTAGAGCTGCCATCAAGATGTGGCGCAGGGTTTTCGAGTTCACAGTCCTCCCCCCTCCTCGTTGTTGAGACTAAGCAGACTTTTTGGGAGCCTGCGGTGTAGGTGAAGTCCCGCCGGAAGCGGTTTCCGCTGATTGATCCGTTACTGTCGTCGGACGAGTCTTGGGAGGCGGTGGTGCCGCCGGTCCAGCCTTGGAAGGCGGAGGAGCCGCAATGCCCTCGCCGCTGAAGGGGATGGGCTCCGGGGCCGGTCCGTCTTCTTTCCCGTGTATCTTCAGGATTTCAAAAGGCTGCAACGGCTGTGATTTTCCCTTGACCATCTGCGGCTGCATCATCCTGGTGGCAGCGAGGTCTTTGACCCTGCCGAAAGTGCTCTCGCTGAGTACGATTTTACCTGGTCCGGCCAGCGCATTCAGGCGGGATGCCACGTTTACCGTGTCACCAATGACTGTGTATTCCATGCGCACTTCCGAACCGATGTTACCAGAGACAACCTCTCCGGTATTGATAGAGGCTCCCACCCGCCCGAGAACAGGATTGGTCGTATTTTCGGCCCGCTGCATAAGTTCCTGCTGCATGTCCCATGCAGCTTTCACGGCGTTGACGGCGTGATCTCCTTCGTAGTCCGGCAGGCCACCAAATACTGCCAGCACTTCGTCTCCAATGAATTTGTCGATGTAGCCGTCGTTGGCTGCGATATGCTTACTCGCCACGTCGAAGAATTCGTTCAAGTTTTCGACGATGACGGCAGGATCGCTTGACTCCGAATATTTGGTGAACCCCCGGACGTCGGCGAACATGATGGTCGCCTCGGACTTGTTACCCTTGAGCCAGACACTCTCGGGGTCGGCCAGGATCAGATCGCGGATGGTGGTGGATACATATCGACCAAAGCTTTCGCGCATGATGGATTTGAGCCACAGTTCGTGGCTCATGTAGTTGAACGCCTTCCCCAGGTCGTCGAATTCGTCCTTGCGTCTGAAATTGACTTTGTGGTGGTAGTTTCCACCGGAAATTTCCTTGGTGGCGACCACAAGTTTCGAGATGGGGCGTGAAAAGTTGGTGCCGAGCAGTCCTGCCACGGCCATGCCGATCAGGAAGAAGATGATGGTCATCACGTAGATGAAGACCTTTTCCTT is part of the Desulfovibrio ferrophilus genome and harbors:
- a CDS encoding adenylate/guanylate cyclase domain-containing protein: MSLGNLFGSSGGAHIPLGEALIREGLINAMQLAQAVERQNQAEAQGHSLPLSRVVVESGFADKKDVLALINRVYGLGATSLTDDIDEQLDPAAKGLLGIRIPISVKLSLTLAVFLLTIMLVLSYFMLKRQANNLYRESVKSGKISLGYFTTEAKIPLVNDDTLRLNSLIKEVTQIEGLVYAIIAGRDGTIKAHTDLSQVGKPLVLPGRIGDVSTEGNISYFKRRLINNEQILNVTAPVEFQSKALGEVHVGISLDFIQDRIGKEKVFIYVMTIIFFLIGMAVAGLLGTNFSRPISKLVVATKEISGGNYHHKVNFRRKDEFDDLGKAFNYMSHELWLKSIMRESFGRYVSTTIRDLILADPESVWLKGNKSEATIMFADVRGFTKYSESSDPAVIVENLNEFFDVASKHIAANDGYIDKFIGDEVLAVFGGLPDYEGDHAVNAVKAAWDMQQELMQRAENTTNPVLGRVGASINTGEVVSGNIGSEVRMEYTVIGDTVNVASRLNALAGPGKIVLSESTFGRVKDLAATRMMQPQMVKGKSQPLQPFEILKIHGKEDGPAPEPIPFSGEGIAAPPPSKAGPAAPPPPKTRPTTVTDQSAETASGGTSPTPQAPKKSA